Proteins encoded in a region of the Flavobacteriaceae bacterium HL-DH10 genome:
- a CDS encoding lmo0937 family membrane protein produces the protein MRSLLYIIAVVLVIGWALGFFVYSAGGLIHILLVIAVIAILLRLIGGKGV, from the coding sequence ATGAGAAGTTTATTATACATAATAGCAGTAGTACTTGTAATTGGTTGGGCTTTAGGGTTCTTTGTTTATAGTGCTGGAGGGTTAATCCATATTTTATTAGTAATTGCTGTAATAGCTATTTTATTAAGATTAATAGGAGGTAAAGGTGTGTAA
- a CDS encoding YtxH domain-containing protein produces the protein MKSNVLGVLAGIATGAVLGVLFAPDKGSKTRKKIQKKTIEAKDTLKEEFDDFLDTVSEKYDSAIKNGEEILEKGKSEVKKAVNSKS, from the coding sequence ATGAAATCAAATGTATTAGGAGTATTAGCAGGAATTGCTACAGGAGCTGTTTTAGGTGTATTATTTGCACCAGATAAAGGGTCTAAAACAAGAAAAAAAATTCAAAAAAAAACAATAGAAGCTAAAGACACTTTAAAAGAAGAGTTTGATGATTTTTTAGATACCGTATCAGAAAAATACGATTCAGCAATTAAAAATGGGGAAGAAATTCTTGAAAAAGGAAAAAGTGAAGTTAAGAAAGCAGTGAATTCTAAAAGTTAA
- a CDS encoding DUF1328 domain-containing protein, with amino-acid sequence MLRWAITFIIIALIAGVLGFGGIAGASAGIAKILFFIFLVLFILSLIKGGIKK; translated from the coding sequence ATGTTACGATGGGCAATCACATTTATTATAATTGCATTAATTGCTGGGGTTCTAGGATTCGGCGGTATTGCAGGAGCTTCAGCAGGAATAGCTAAAATTCTATTCTTTATATTTTTAGTGCTTTTTATACTATCGCTTATAAAAGGTGGCATTAAAAAATAA
- a CDS encoding transposase, with protein sequence MKQNMNFKRFMLIGIDKVNVEIGLIAMAHNLKKFSSAI encoded by the coding sequence ATCAAGCAAAACATGAACTTTAAACGCTTTATGTTAATTGGAATCGATAAAGTAAATGTAGAAATAGGCTTAATTGCAATGGCGCACAACCTTAAAAAGTTTAGTTCAGCTATATAA
- a CDS encoding pyridoxal phosphate-dependent aminotransferase yields MSLLSERILNMATSATLAMAAKARELRGEGKDIIGLSLGEPDFNTPDFIKEEAIKAINEDYNSYTPVDGYVELKEAVITKFKRDNNLTYTLPQIVVSTGAKQALANIAAVMLNKGDEVILPCPYWVSYADIVKLNDGVPVEVKTSIDTDFKMTPEQLEAAITPNTKMMWFSSPCNPSGSVYSKAELRGLADVLAKYPNIYVVSDEIYEHINYVGGHASIAEFDDMYDRTITVNGVSKAFAMTGWRIGYIGGPEKIARACNKMQGQITSGANCIAQRAVITALNESPSRVQYMIDEFKVRRDLILGLLNDVEGFKSNTPEGAFYVFPNVSYYFGKTLRGKTINNATDFSLYLLEEALVATVTGEAFGNPDCIRISYAASQEQIIEAIKRIKEAVS; encoded by the coding sequence ATGAGTTTACTTTCTGAAAGAATTTTAAACATGGCTACGTCTGCCACTTTAGCAATGGCTGCGAAAGCAAGAGAACTTAGAGGAGAAGGAAAAGATATTATCGGGTTAAGCTTAGGCGAACCAGATTTTAACACTCCCGACTTTATTAAAGAAGAAGCTATTAAAGCGATCAATGAAGATTATAACTCGTATACACCAGTTGATGGCTATGTAGAGTTAAAAGAAGCTGTTATTACTAAATTTAAACGTGATAACAACTTAACATATACACTACCTCAAATTGTTGTATCTACTGGAGCTAAACAAGCTTTAGCTAATATAGCAGCTGTTATGCTTAATAAAGGAGATGAAGTTATTTTACCATGCCCTTACTGGGTAAGTTATGCAGATATTGTTAAGTTAAATGATGGTGTGCCTGTAGAAGTTAAAACATCTATTGATACCGATTTTAAAATGACACCAGAGCAACTTGAAGCCGCTATTACACCAAATACAAAAATGATGTGGTTTAGCTCGCCTTGTAACCCTAGTGGTTCTGTTTATAGTAAAGCAGAATTAAGAGGTTTAGCAGATGTATTAGCAAAATACCCAAACATATATGTTGTTTCTGATGAAATTTACGAACATATAAACTATGTTGGTGGTCATGCAAGTATTGCAGAGTTTGATGATATGTACGACAGAACCATTACAGTAAATGGTGTTTCTAAAGCATTTGCAATGACAGGATGGCGTATTGGCTACATTGGTGGACCAGAAAAAATAGCTCGTGCTTGTAACAAAATGCAAGGGCAAATTACTAGTGGTGCTAACTGTATAGCGCAACGTGCAGTAATCACAGCTTTAAACGAATCACCTTCTCGTGTTCAATACATGATTGACGAGTTTAAAGTACGTCGCGATTTAATTTTAGGATTATTAAATGATGTCGAAGGATTTAAATCAAATACACCAGAAGGTGCTTTTTATGTTTTCCCTAATGTATCTTATTATTTCGGAAAAACACTTCGTGGAAAGACTATAAATAATGCTACAGATTTTTCTTTATACTTATTAGAAGAAGCTCTTGTTGCAACCGTTACTGGTGAAGCTTTTGGAAATCCAGATTGTATTCGTATTTCTTACGCCGCTTCTCAAGAACAAATTATTGAAGCTATTAAACGTATTAAAGAAGCCGTTAGCTAA
- a CDS encoding acyl-CoA desaturase — translation MNKQALSFSRTDSAKFFKTLNKRVNDYFKENNIKRTGNWKLYIKTIVMFALLIVPVVLILTIDLPAWTQILLMIIVGIGMAGVGMNVMHDANHGSFSSKKWVNKLMGSSIYILAGNDYNWKVQHNVLHHTYTNIQGHDEDIDAGRIIRFSKHTKWLKIHQYQKYYAFFLYGLLTANWAITTDFIQTYNYLKRKLAYGKLPHPATQWTKLIIGKIIYYSIWVVLPLSLGFAWWHVLIGFLIMHYTAGIILSVIFQLAHVMPNTEMPTPDENGNMKNTWAIHQLFTTSNFSPKSWIVEFYTGGLNRQVEHHLFANISHVHYSKISKIVKETAQEFSLPYNEYKTFWKAVSEHYNQLKALGKKPSLA, via the coding sequence ATGAATAAACAAGCTTTATCCTTTTCAAGAACGGACTCAGCCAAATTTTTTAAAACGCTAAATAAGCGTGTTAATGATTACTTTAAAGAGAATAATATTAAACGCACAGGCAACTGGAAGCTCTACATAAAAACTATTGTTATGTTTGCTTTACTCATTGTTCCTGTAGTTTTAATATTAACAATTGACTTACCTGCTTGGACCCAAATTTTATTGATGATAATTGTTGGGATTGGAATGGCTGGTGTTGGCATGAATGTGATGCACGATGCTAACCACGGCTCTTTTTCAAGTAAAAAATGGGTTAACAAATTAATGGGAAGTAGTATTTATATTTTAGCTGGAAACGACTACAATTGGAAAGTACAACACAACGTATTACACCATACCTACACCAATATTCAAGGACATGATGAAGATATTGATGCAGGTAGAATTATTCGATTTTCTAAACACACCAAATGGCTTAAAATTCATCAATACCAAAAATATTATGCCTTCTTTTTATATGGTTTATTAACGGCAAATTGGGCTATTACTACCGATTTCATACAAACATACAACTATCTTAAAAGAAAGCTAGCCTATGGTAAGCTTCCACATCCTGCAACACAATGGACTAAATTAATTATAGGAAAAATTATTTATTATTCTATTTGGGTTGTTTTACCACTATCATTAGGTTTTGCTTGGTGGCATGTTTTAATAGGATTCTTAATTATGCATTACACGGCAGGCATTATTTTAAGTGTTATATTTCAGTTAGCCCACGTAATGCCTAATACCGAAATGCCTACTCCAGACGAAAATGGAAACATGAAAAACACTTGGGCTATTCACCAATTATTTACCACATCAAATTTCTCTCCTAAAAGCTGGATAGTAGAATTTTATACAGGTGGATTAAACAGGCAAGTAGAACACCATTTGTTTGCAAATATTAGTCATGTTCATTACAGTAAAATATCAAAAATAGTTAAAGAAACTGCTCAAGAATTTAGCTTACCATACAATGAATACAAAACATTTTGGAAAGCTGTTTCAGAGCATTATAACCAATTAAAGGCTCTAGGTAAAAAACCTAGTTTAGCCTAA
- the rsmG gene encoding 16S rRNA (guanine(527)-N(7))-methyltransferase RsmG, with the protein MELVLKYFPNLTKDQIDKFETLESLYQDWNLKINVVSRKDIDELYLRHVLHSLGIAKVISFKDGSRILDVGTGGGFPGIPLAILFPECNFHLVDSIAKKLKVVDEVVEGLGLTNVKTTHSRVEDINETYDFIVSRAVAAMPTFVHWVKGKIAKQQNHDFKNGILYLKGGDLTEELKDYKTTKVYNLNDYFSEDFYETKKVVHLPLKFKG; encoded by the coding sequence ATGGAACTTGTTTTAAAATATTTCCCAAATTTAACGAAAGACCAAATTGATAAATTCGAGACATTAGAATCGCTTTATCAAGATTGGAATTTGAAGATTAACGTGGTGTCAAGAAAAGATATTGACGAGCTTTATTTAAGGCATGTTTTACATTCATTAGGAATTGCTAAAGTTATATCTTTTAAAGATGGAAGTCGTATTTTGGATGTTGGTACAGGAGGTGGTTTCCCTGGAATACCTTTGGCAATTCTATTTCCCGAATGTAACTTTCACCTGGTGGATAGTATTGCAAAAAAATTAAAAGTAGTTGATGAGGTTGTTGAAGGATTAGGATTAACTAACGTTAAAACAACACATAGTCGTGTTGAAGACATTAATGAAACTTATGATTTTATAGTAAGTCGCGCAGTAGCAGCAATGCCAACATTTGTACATTGGGTAAAAGGGAAGATTGCTAAGCAACAAAATCACGACTTTAAAAATGGAATATTATATTTAAAAGGAGGCGACTTAACAGAAGAGCTTAAGGATTATAAAACGACTAAGGTTTATAATTTAAATGATTATTTTTCTGAAGATTTTTACGAAACTAAAAAAGTGGTGCATTTACCTTTAAAATTTAAAGGATAA
- a CDS encoding tetratricopeptide repeat protein encodes MKKNIILILLVFPIISFSQANKLLRQGLKTTDLKEKIELFTKAIALEPQKLDAYFYRAIAKNDLGDYHGAIVDYSKIIVTEPDADSYYNRGNSRYSLQDFEGAKNDYAKALELDNNFLDAHYSLACVKLDLGEFEDAIKDFTSFIKKVPYNSTAYTLRATAYKALENYRNAIQDFNTAVLIEPNADSYYNRGVFLMEINYYKEANSDFNNSLKLNKNNSYAYFHRGASNLFLGKFIDAISDFSTAIEFDSVDFDSYLGLAIAYNKTNDVVNAKLNFDRANAILVPGKTITSIEQYKNTYWFQNQYFYFNENMNQLIKLK; translated from the coding sequence ATGAAAAAAAACATTATTCTAATACTTCTTGTGTTTCCAATAATCAGTTTTAGTCAAGCTAATAAACTGCTTAGACAAGGACTTAAAACCACCGATTTAAAAGAAAAAATTGAATTATTCACAAAAGCTATAGCATTAGAGCCCCAAAAACTAGACGCTTATTTTTATAGAGCAATTGCTAAAAATGATTTAGGCGATTACCACGGAGCTATTGTAGATTACTCAAAAATAATAGTAACCGAACCAGATGCCGACTCTTATTATAATAGAGGAAACTCCAGATATAGTTTGCAAGATTTTGAAGGTGCAAAAAATGATTATGCCAAAGCATTGGAACTAGATAACAATTTTTTAGATGCACATTACAGCTTAGCCTGTGTTAAACTTGATTTGGGAGAATTTGAAGATGCCATAAAAGATTTCACTAGTTTTATAAAAAAAGTACCTTATAATTCAACCGCATATACTTTAAGAGCTACAGCTTATAAAGCTTTAGAAAATTACCGAAATGCGATACAAGATTTTAATACAGCCGTTTTGATTGAACCCAATGCAGATTCATATTATAACAGAGGTGTGTTTTTAATGGAAATAAATTATTACAAAGAAGCTAACTCTGATTTTAATAACTCTTTAAAGCTTAATAAAAATAATTCTTATGCTTATTTTCATCGTGGAGCATCCAATCTATTTCTAGGGAAATTTATTGATGCTATTTCTGATTTTTCTACTGCTATAGAATTTGATTCAGTAGATTTTGATTCTTACCTTGGTCTCGCTATAGCCTATAATAAAACAAATGATGTTGTTAATGCAAAACTAAATTTTGATAGAGCAAATGCTATATTAGTACCTGGTAAAACAATTACAAGTATAGAACAATACAAAAACACGTACTGGTTTCAAAACCAATATTTCTATTTTAACGAAAACATGAATCAATTAATTAAATTGAAGTAA
- a CDS encoding LamG-like jellyroll fold domain-containing protein yields MKRFSLTNLSKTLVFVCFSLISYFGNSQDIEVNILGGSTVTGGASISISSGNSISFRITNTRTDCDKVKIESISLTNTTDFEISTDKIPTNIDTESCNGKTKKIDFTITNISGNCGASTDIIIEVKQDPNFTFTFSINGNSEINVLGGTPSADILDGSTLTNSSNGTYFGVVDDGASVTRYFVISNTGSCPLDIINITNSPTDPLPRYDFTVPTYVLLSDGVTSSGFTTSIDPGSYVILPVTFTGPAGGLGTLTSTISITHTVNTTFTFDVSAEMFNYNIPGPGGVTADFRLWLKSTRGITTSGSNITDWIDIGTNGKDATTVSGKEPTYLDTATDNINFNPVIKFENDGGATEQYMYNNDSPLSGFYSADIFIVMIPDASMTNTSSRNTIFASVDSETTGDITGVGFGDYSTEFTDETLSYNQDVAGGGSFNGVAELNTSYSNVGIINIRNNTISSPTGQEILYNSNLLSTSTVSNAFTNIEGNKYWIGKNYDGVGNLNGRVAEIFTFGTRVDASGRQKIESYLAVKYGITLGASTEAQKDYINSFETSVWDVTLNTGFNYHVAGIGRDDNSDLNQKQSKTINTTNEVTIGLNGVFDTNSANTNEFNEDGDFLVWGCNNSAYTGSNTNTITIASGITTSLTRIDRKWKIVESIESGSGGDVENVYVSIPIDAFNSFSKTTDEEYVLIVADDSNFSDGDIIDVIPLKSDGAGNLNIWYDFDGTKYFTFGKAPKLSEKHSVSFASGDYMVGGNALNLNINDFTISAWIKNNAVSANPRTIMSKGSKLQLRLNTSNQIEVMVDDDSTPRFTSSMMISDSKWHQITFVYISGTIFLYIDGVLDKSEQNISAPSPNFNRFSIGALYIDKNTVSNPFLGEIDEVYVWDQGLSESEVRYLMNQEIEKVTGDYVSGKTIPTTASSNEVAAISWSKLKAYYDFNSFYGTTVEGLANDRTFLRIKYLNKNKMIVDSQTTPLPYISASNGVWDDDTTWSNNVDQVIPNSLSLDGSTKIDWNIVTVSHDITSGDRDISLLGLIQTEGKLTIADPVVTSPVENNTGQALTISHYLELDGVIDLVGESQLIQTEGSILDADSGGYITRDQQGTANAFNYNYWSSSVGPISGDTSTRGVGVSATNTNYTVSGVLNDGTDASAYQNLMFSTSPNVGISIPESGIAKTISTYWFYKFYGATDSYNSWAKIDELSSLLPGEGFTMKGVLQGASVTDNQNYVFKGLPNNGDITLALNKVSGTGDVDRLIGNPYPSAIDATEFILDNLSIADGGNNTNGTVFNGALYFWDHFGEENSHYLSSYVGGYATRNLTGGAVAISNDSRINDNLRKGTKVPGQYISVNQGFFVSTALDGFDNDNGTPILTVDGGDIIFKNSQRVFAREDGSTSLFFKSSKTKKTNSSAKKDVNETPTIKLMYDSPLGYHRQIVVGLKERASNAFDLGYDAFMADVNVEDMYWVFDNNQFVIQGVNNFEESQELAFGVVVKKPGLASIKIDALENIDANKPIYISDNVTGEVSEINSKPFEVYLETGTYNDRFKLVFQKNNQSLQVDEVENIDNILVYFDSKASQLKIVNKQRGYLSHVKLYNILGQSIEGFDVDSSNNISIPLYVKAGAYIVKLETENGMVSKKIIIE; encoded by the coding sequence ATGAAAAGATTTTCTCTCACAAATCTTTCAAAAACTTTAGTTTTTGTATGCTTCTCACTGATCAGTTATTTTGGTAATTCACAAGATATCGAAGTTAATATTCTAGGTGGTTCAACCGTTACAGGGGGAGCAAGTATATCTATTTCTTCTGGTAATTCTATTTCTTTTAGAATAACAAACACTAGAACAGATTGTGATAAAGTTAAAATTGAAAGTATAAGTCTAACTAACACTACAGATTTTGAGATTTCAACTGATAAAATCCCGACAAATATAGACACAGAAAGCTGTAATGGGAAAACCAAGAAAATTGACTTTACTATTACTAATATTAGTGGTAATTGTGGTGCCAGTACAGATATTATTATTGAGGTTAAACAAGATCCAAATTTTACATTTACTTTTTCTATAAATGGAAATTCTGAAATTAACGTTTTAGGAGGGACTCCTTCTGCAGATATTCTTGATGGTTCTACCTTAACAAATTCAAGTAATGGAACTTATTTTGGTGTTGTAGATGACGGAGCAAGTGTTACGCGTTATTTTGTTATATCTAATACAGGAAGTTGTCCTCTTGATATTATAAATATTACCAATTCACCAACAGATCCGTTACCGCGTTATGATTTTACTGTGCCTACATATGTCCTACTATCTGATGGTGTAACGTCATCTGGTTTTACCACTAGTATAGACCCAGGTTCTTATGTTATTTTGCCAGTAACATTTACTGGTCCAGCTGGTGGTTTAGGAACATTAACCTCAACAATAAGTATAACCCACACAGTTAATACTACATTTACGTTTGATGTAAGTGCAGAAATGTTTAACTATAATATACCTGGACCAGGAGGAGTTACAGCTGATTTTCGACTATGGTTAAAGTCTACTAGAGGCATTACAACATCTGGTTCTAATATCACGGATTGGATTGATATAGGTACCAATGGAAAAGATGCAACTACAGTTTCAGGCAAAGAGCCAACATATTTAGATACAGCAACAGATAATATAAATTTTAATCCAGTAATAAAGTTTGAAAATGATGGAGGGGCTACAGAACAATATATGTACAACAATGACTCACCTCTAAGTGGGTTTTATAGTGCAGATATATTTATTGTAATGATTCCAGATGCATCGATGACAAATACTTCTTCAAGAAACACCATTTTTGCTAGTGTTGATTCAGAAACTACCGGGGATATTACTGGAGTTGGCTTTGGTGATTATTCTACTGAGTTTACAGACGAAACATTGTCTTATAATCAAGATGTTGCAGGGGGTGGAAGTTTTAATGGAGTGGCAGAGTTAAATACATCCTATTCTAATGTAGGTATAATAAATATTAGAAATAATACAATAAGTTCTCCAACTGGTCAAGAGATTTTATATAATTCTAATCTTTTATCAACATCTACAGTGTCTAATGCTTTTACTAATATAGAAGGTAATAAATATTGGATTGGCAAAAATTATGATGGAGTTGGCAACCTAAACGGGAGAGTCGCTGAAATTTTTACTTTTGGAACACGAGTTGATGCTAGTGGAAGGCAGAAAATAGAATCTTATTTAGCTGTTAAATATGGTATTACTTTAGGAGCCTCGACTGAAGCTCAAAAAGATTATATTAATTCTTTTGAAACTTCTGTGTGGGATGTGACATTAAACACAGGGTTTAATTATCATGTTGCTGGTATTGGTAGAGATGATAATTCCGATTTAAATCAAAAACAGTCAAAAACAATAAACACTACAAATGAAGTAACAATTGGGTTAAATGGTGTTTTTGATACTAACAGCGCAAATACGAATGAATTTAATGAGGATGGAGATTTTTTAGTTTGGGGTTGTAACAATAGCGCTTATACGGGTTCAAACACTAATACAATTACGATAGCTTCTGGTATTACAACTTCATTAACACGAATTGATAGGAAATGGAAAATTGTAGAATCTATTGAATCAGGTTCTGGAGGGGATGTTGAAAACGTATATGTCTCAATTCCAATCGATGCCTTTAATAGTTTTTCAAAAACTACAGATGAAGAATATGTATTAATAGTTGCAGATGACTCAAATTTTTCTGATGGTGATATTATAGATGTTATTCCTTTAAAGTCTGATGGAGCCGGAAACCTTAATATTTGGTATGATTTTGATGGAACCAAATATTTTACGTTTGGTAAAGCTCCTAAATTATCCGAAAAACATTCAGTTAGTTTTGCTTCTGGAGATTATATGGTTGGAGGAAATGCGCTTAATTTAAATATTAACGACTTTACCATTTCAGCTTGGATAAAAAATAATGCAGTAAGTGCGAATCCAAGAACGATTATGTCTAAAGGAAGTAAATTACAACTTAGACTTAATACAAGCAATCAAATAGAAGTTATGGTTGATGATGATTCAACACCTAGATTTACTTCTTCAATGATGATAAGTGATAGTAAATGGCATCAAATAACTTTTGTTTATATAAGCGGTACTATATTTTTGTATATAGACGGTGTTTTAGATAAGTCTGAGCAAAATATTTCTGCGCCGTCTCCAAATTTTAATCGATTTTCAATTGGTGCATTATATATAGATAAAAATACTGTTTCAAACCCATTTTTAGGAGAAATAGATGAGGTTTATGTTTGGGATCAAGGTTTAAGTGAAAGTGAAGTACGTTATCTTATGAACCAAGAAATAGAAAAGGTTACAGGTGATTATGTAAGTGGAAAAACAATTCCAACTACAGCTTCAAGTAATGAAGTGGCAGCCATATCTTGGAGTAAGCTTAAAGCGTATTATGATTTTAATTCGTTTTATGGAACAACAGTTGAAGGACTGGCTAATGATAGAACCTTTTTGCGAATAAAGTATTTAAATAAAAATAAAATGATTGTTGATTCTCAGACTACTCCATTACCTTATATTTCTGCTTCTAATGGCGTTTGGGATGATGATACGACTTGGAGTAATAATGTTGATCAAGTTATACCAAATTCGTTAAGTTTAGATGGTTCTACCAAAATTGATTGGAATATTGTAACGGTTAGCCATGATATTACTTCTGGCGATAGAGACATTTCGCTTTTAGGTTTAATACAAACAGAAGGAAAGTTAACTATTGCAGACCCTGTTGTTACATCTCCGGTTGAAAATAATACAGGTCAAGCATTAACAATTTCTCATTATTTAGAATTAGATGGTGTTATAGATTTAGTAGGCGAATCTCAATTAATACAAACCGAAGGTAGTATTCTTGATGCAGATAGTGGTGGTTATATAACGCGCGATCAACAAGGGACAGCAAATGCCTTTAATTATAATTACTGGTCGTCTTCGGTAGGTCCAATTAGCGGAGATACCTCAACAAGAGGAGTAGGTGTGTCTGCTACAAATACAAATTATACTGTTTCTGGGGTGTTAAATGATGGAACTGATGCTTCAGCTTATCAAAACCTGATGTTTAGTACAAGTCCTAATGTTGGCATTTCTATTCCCGAATCTGGTATCGCTAAAACAATCAGTACCTATTGGTTCTATAAATTTTATGGTGCTACAGATAGCTATAATTCTTGGGCAAAAATAGATGAACTATCTTCTTTACTTCCAGGTGAAGGTTTTACAATGAAAGGTGTATTACAAGGGGCTTCGGTAACAGATAATCAGAATTATGTATTTAAAGGTTTGCCTAATAATGGAGATATAACTCTAGCATTGAATAAAGTATCTGGTACAGGTGATGTTGATAGATTAATAGGGAATCCATATCCATCTGCTATAGATGCAACTGAATTTATATTAGATAACCTTAGTATTGCTGATGGTGGAAATAACACTAATGGAACTGTTTTTAACGGCGCATTATATTTTTGGGATCACTTTGGAGAAGAAAACTCACACTACTTAAGTAGTTATGTTGGAGGTTATGCTACTAGAAATTTAACAGGAGGAGCTGTAGCTATTTCAAATGATAGTAGGATTAACGATAATCTGAGAAAAGGAACCAAAGTGCCAGGGCAATATATATCTGTAAATCAAGGGTTCTTTGTGTCTACTGCTTTAGATGGTTTTGATAATGATAATGGAACTCCAATATTAACAGTTGATGGTGGGGATATTATATTTAAAAATAGTCAACGTGTGTTTGCAAGGGAAGACGGATCAACATCTTTGTTTTTTAAATCTTCAAAAACTAAAAAGACTAATAGTAGTGCGAAAAAGGATGTGAATGAAACACCAACCATAAAATTAATGTATGATTCTCCATTAGGTTATCACAGGCAAATTGTAGTTGGTTTAAAAGAGAGAGCTTCAAATGCATTTGATTTAGGCTATGACGCTTTTATGGCAGATGTAAATGTAGAAGACATGTATTGGGTATTTGATAATAATCAATTTGTTATTCAGGGTGTTAATAATTTTGAAGAATCTCAAGAACTTGCATTTGGGGTAGTTGTAAAAAAACCTGGTTTAGCATCTATTAAAATTGATGCTCTAGAAAATATTGATGCTAATAAACCTATATATATTAGTGATAATGTTACGGGAGAAGTTTCTGAAATAAATAGTAAGCCTTTTGAAGTTTATTTAGAAACAGGGACTTATAATGATAGATTTAAGCTTGTTTTTCAAAAAAACAACCAATCATTACAGGTTGATGAAGTTGAAAATATTGATAATATATTGGTGTATTTTGATTCAAAAGCTTCGCAATTAAAGATTGTTAATAAACAAAGGGGGTACTTGTCTCATGTTAAATTGTATAATATTTTAGGACAAAGTATTGAAGGTTTTGATGTAGATTCATCAAATAACATCTCTATTCCTTTGTATGTGAAAGCGGGTGCTTATATTGTGAAATTAGAAACAGAAAATGGTATGGTAAGTAAAAAAATAATTATCGAATAA
- a CDS encoding sulfite exporter TauE/SafE family protein produces MEIFIIAFVALVASLLTFFSGFGLGTILTPVLVVFFPVEVAIALTGIVHLLNNFFKIGLIGKQINWQVGIKFGSTAIIGAFIGAKLLLMFSSNSPLYTYTINDKLFSITIIKLIISALMIVFALFEVVPTLKNIQFSENKLYAGGLISGFFGGLSGNQGALRSMFLIRSGLTKESFIATGILIACFVDLTRLSVYFSRLSSVNIEDNLTVLITAVSSAFIGAYIGRKLLKKVTLNFVQWTVTIMIILLAIGLGTGLI; encoded by the coding sequence ATGGAAATTTTTATCATCGCATTTGTTGCTTTAGTTGCTTCTTTACTCACCTTCTTTTCGGGTTTTGGCCTTGGGACAATTCTCACACCTGTTCTTGTTGTTTTTTTTCCAGTTGAGGTTGCAATTGCCTTGACAGGCATTGTGCATTTGCTCAACAACTTTTTCAAAATCGGCTTGATTGGTAAGCAAATTAATTGGCAGGTAGGGATTAAGTTTGGCTCAACTGCAATTATCGGTGCATTTATTGGTGCGAAGCTTCTTCTAATGTTTTCGAGCAACTCACCGCTTTACACCTACACCATTAACGATAAACTATTTTCTATTACTATTATCAAACTCATCATTTCAGCATTGATGATTGTGTTTGCTTTGTTTGAAGTTGTTCCTACTCTTAAAAACATTCAATTCAGCGAAAACAAATTATATGCTGGCGGACTTATAAGTGGTTTCTTTGGTGGATTATCAGGAAATCAAGGAGCATTGAGAAGTATGTTTCTTATTCGTTCAGGTTTGACGAAAGAAAGTTTTATTGCAACAGGCATTCTCATTGCGTGTTTTGTTGACCTTACACGACTTTCGGTTTACTTTAGCCGCTTGTCAAGTGTCAACATTGAAGACAACTTAACGGTTCTTATTACTGCTGTTTCTTCTGCGTTTATAGGAGCATATATTGGACGTAAATTATTAAAGAAAGTAACTCTTAACTTTGTGCAATGGACAGTTACAATAATGATTATTTTACTTGCTATCGGACTCGGGACAGGACTAATTTAA